In Cupriavidus sp. EM10, the genomic window CCGGGTTGATGGCCTGGCCCAGGTCGAACACCAGCACGTCGTAGGTGGGGCGGGCCAGGTCCAGGATGCGCTCCAGGTGCGCCGCCTTCACGTCGCTGGCCTTGACCGGATCGCCCGCTCCGGCAATCACGTCGAGGTTGGGGTGGGCATGCGTGACGCAGGCGTCCAGCAGCGCGGCGTCGAGCCGGTCGATCTGGTGGCAGATATCGCCCAGCGTGGCCGGCGGAATCTTGTCGGTGACCACGAAGGCGGCGTCGCCGAACTGCTGGTCCAGGTCCACCAACAGCACGCGCTTGCCGCGCTGGGCGGCTACCGCGTAGGCAAAGTTCGCGGCAGCGAAGGTGGTGCCGCTGCCGCCCTTGCACGATGTGAACGCAAAGGTGCGCGCCTGCGCGGACGTCTCGGCCTCGGCGCGGGTGTCGAGCCGCGCCAGTTCGTCGCCGAATTCGCGCGGGTCCAGCGGCCAGCGCAGCACGCTGCGCACGCCCATGCGCATGGCTCGCATCAGCAGCTCGGCCGACGGCTGGGGCGTGACCAGGATGCACGGCACGTCGCCGGGTTCGGGAAAGCGCTGGCGCAGCCGTTCGAGCACATCCATGTCGAATTCCTCGGCCTGCAACACCACGAAGTCGGTGGCGTGGATCAGGCCGGGCGCGGCCAGGGCCTTGGCCGGATCCAGGCACACCAGTTGCGGCTGGCGCCGCGTCCCGGCCTGCTGGGCCAGCGCCAGCATCTGGCGCGCGCGTGCGTCGTCGGCGGAGACCAGTATGAGCTTTGCCATGTTGCTACTCCGTTGGGTGGTCCTGGTGGCGGTGCTGTCGGATTCGGCTGGCCGGCGCCTCATTGCGAGCCGCCGCCCATGCCAGTGCCGTTGCCGATGCCGATCACGAACGTGTTGCCGTCGGTGGGCGGGTTGCGGAACGATTGCCCGTAGCGATCCATCGAGTAGGTGGCCGCGCGGCCGTCGACGCCGCTCACCGGGTCGGTGTTGGTGTACGACGCATTCGGGTTGAGCGTCTGCAGCATGCGCACGGTGCGGACCGATTCGCCAAAGTGCGCGTCCCAGACCGGCGAGGTGCTCATGCAGCCCGTCAGGCCGGCGCAAAGCAGGGCGCCCGCGGCAAGGCCGAGCAGTCGTGTGATGGCGGTCATGATGGTCTCCTGTCTGTAGCGTTGGCGGTTCACTGGGCGCTGGCTGCGGCCAGCGTGGCGGACGATGCAGGCTGCGTCGACGTAGTGGGTGCCATCGGTGCCATCGGTGCCGGGCTCGCGGTGCCGGTGGGGGCGGGCGGCGCCAGGTTGTCGGGCAGCCGTTGCGGATGGCCTTCCATGTTGCCGTTGATATAGACCTCGCCGTTGATCGGAGGGCCGAACGAATCGGTCGGCATCGGGTAGTTCGGCGGCAGCGGCTTGACCAGGCGCGGCGTGACCACGAACAGCAGTTCGCTGCGGTCCTGCTGGAAGCTGGTGCTGCGGAACAGGTTGCCGAGCACCGGCAGTTCGCCCGCGCCGGGCAGGCCCTTGAGGCTGCCGGTCACATTGCTCTTGATCAGGCCGCCGATGGCGAAGCTCTGGCCGTCCATGACCTGCAGCGTGGTGGCGGCGCGCCGGGTGTTGATCAGCGGCAGGATGGTCGAGCCGGAAGTATTCGGCGCCGTGACCGCCACGCCGGTGGGCGACAGCTCGGATACCTCGGGCGCCACCTTCAGGTTGATGCGGCCATTGGCCAGCACCGTCGGCGTGAACTTCAGCCCCACGCCAAAGGTTTCCTCCTGCAGCACGATCGTCGTCACGCCGCCGAAGTTCGACTGCGGCACCGGAATGAAGACCTTGCCGCCGGCCAGGAAGCTGGCCTCCTGTCCACTGATCGCCATCAGGTTGGGCTCGGCCAGGATCTTGACCAGGCTGTCGCCCTTCTGCGCGTCGAGTTGCAGCGCCAGCGGCAGGTTGTTGTTCTTGATGGCGGTCAGCGCCGATGGGGCACCGGACAGGAAGTTGGCCAGCAGGCCGAACTGCCAGCTGCCGAACGCGCCCTGGATGTTGGCGGCCGCGCCCAGCTGGTCGATCAGCGTCTTCGACACCTCGGCCACCTTCACTTCCAGCATCACCTGCTGCGGTGCATCCACCGTGAGCATGTTGATGAGCTTGTTGCTGCGGATGGGCATGCCGCTGGCACTGTTCTGCGTGGTGCTGGTGACCGGCATCATGACCCCGCCCATCCCCATCATCATGTTGGCGCCGCTCGCCGCATTGGCCGGCGCGCCCATCGCTTGCGGCGGCGCCTGCAGTGGACTGCGCGCCTGGCGCTGCACGAAGGCATTGGCGATGTCCATCACCTGCTGGGCGGTGGCGGAATCGGGCACGTTGCCGCTCAGCACCAGGCTGTCGGCGGCGGAGGCCACCTGCACGTTGCGCGCGCCGGGCAGCAGCGAGCGCAGCGTCGACTGCAGGCCGGCCGGATCGGCGCCGACCGTGACGTCGATCACGGTGCAGCGGCCGCTGCGGCCCTGCACGATCATGTTCGTGGTGCCGATATCGAGGCCCAGCAGGTACATGGTCTGGGGCGATACCAGCATGGCCTGCACCACGCTCGGGTTGCCCAGCGTGCGGCTCTTTACCGGTTCGGGCAGCGGCAGCATGCGGGACTTGCCGATCGGCACCGTGATCTGTTCCGGCTCGGCGGCGGCACCGACGCAGCTGGGTCCGCGGCCGGCGCCGGAGTCGGCGGGGGCAGGCGGCGGCGTGGTGGCGCCGATGGTCAGCTGGATCGGACCATTCGCGGCGATGCGCGTGGGCTGTGCGGCGGCAGCGTCGTCGGCGGCCTGCACCTGCGTGCTGGCCAGCCAGACGCTGGCGATGGCCAGGGTGGCAACAGCGCTCAGGCGGACGGTGCCGTGCATGCGCTTGAGGCGCGCATGGCCCGACGGTGTGTGGCTGGTCTTCATGATGATTTCCCCCGGTTGGTGACTTCCGGTGCGCTGGCTCGCGCGCTCAGAAGCACTCCTTGTCCTGATGCATGCCGCTGATGACGCCGACGCAATTGGTATTGACGGGCTTGCGTTCGACGA contains:
- a CDS encoding type II and III secretion system protein family protein gives rise to the protein MKTSHTPSGHARLKRMHGTVRLSAVATLAIASVWLASTQVQAADDAAAAQPTRIAANGPIQLTIGATTPPPAPADSGAGRGPSCVGAAAEPEQITVPIGKSRMLPLPEPVKSRTLGNPSVVQAMLVSPQTMYLLGLDIGTTNMIVQGRSGRCTVIDVTVGADPAGLQSTLRSLLPGARNVQVASAADSLVLSGNVPDSATAQQVMDIANAFVQRQARSPLQAPPQAMGAPANAASGANMMMGMGGVMMPVTSTTQNSASGMPIRSNKLINMLTVDAPQQVMLEVKVAEVSKTLIDQLGAAANIQGAFGSWQFGLLANFLSGAPSALTAIKNNNLPLALQLDAQKGDSLVKILAEPNLMAISGQEASFLAGGKVFIPVPQSNFGGVTTIVLQEETFGVGLKFTPTVLANGRINLKVAPEVSELSPTGVAVTAPNTSGSTILPLINTRRAATTLQVMDGQSFAIGGLIKSNVTGSLKGLPGAGELPVLGNLFRSTSFQQDRSELLFVVTPRLVKPLPPNYPMPTDSFGPPINGEVYINGNMEGHPQRLPDNLAPPAPTGTASPAPMAPMAPTTSTQPASSATLAAASAQ
- a CDS encoding AAA family ATPase, giving the protein MAKLILVSADDARARQMLALAQQAGTRRQPQLVCLDPAKALAAPGLIHATDFVVLQAEEFDMDVLERLRQRFPEPGDVPCILVTPQPSAELLMRAMRMGVRSVLRWPLDPREFGDELARLDTRAEAETSAQARTFAFTSCKGGSGTTFAAANFAYAVAAQRGKRVLLVDLDQQFGDAAFVVTDKIPPATLGDICHQIDRLDAALLDACVTHAHPNLDVIAGAGDPVKASDVKAAHLERILDLARPTYDVLVFDLGQAINPASIMVLDHSDTIHPVVQLTLPYLRAGRHLMEILHSLGYPADRMQVLLNQFEKQAAITIRTMEDNLGARIAHMIPTDARTAREAANQGVPVPQLAPGSAMTRALLQMVDAAFPAPAKKEGGLFTRLLGHRGDAAQPLPVGRHA